In Paenibacillus durus, the DNA window AGTTCTGGATTCATATCCGGGACCAGTTCATTCATATTCGTTACTTTGCCGTGCGCGACGGCAGCGGCCGTTACATGGGAGCGCTGGAATTCACGCAGAATATCGCGCCTCTTCGGGCGCTGGAAGGCCAGAAGCGGATGCTGTCGGGATCATATATAAAAATGGAATAATCAAGAGCTGGCATACTCTCCCTAAAATTAGGGACAGCCCGAATCATCCGCCCCGGCGGGTGTTTTTTTATGGGCTGATTTCATAACCCTTTGATGAATAATAATGAATTTAAGTCTGTATTCACACGTTATCCCGATGTGGAAATGGAGGAGGACGAGTACTATCCTGAAGGCTTTTTTTCCTTTTGAGCACAACTCCAAGAACTTTCGGCGGCGCATCTTACCCGGGTGTACCGTCTTGCCTTGACCGCAGGGAAGGCTTCTATTATAGTGGGTATCGTGGGATTTACTATTTTAGCATAGGAAAAGGTGGCTTGTTACATGTCGGAAAATATCTACGTAGGCGTGGATTTGGGCGGAACCGCCATTAAGGTGGGCATCTGTAATAGTGAAGGCCATTTGCTGCATACCTATGAAGGGCCTACTGGAACTGAGACCGGTGCGGATACTGTCATTGACAACATCGAGAAATACGTGCGTCAAATTGTAGCTGATTCGCCATATGAATGGGACCAGCTAGCCGGTGTTGGAGCGGGAGTCGCCGGTTTCACGAACATTCGTGAAGGCATCATTATTCTTGCGCCTAACATTGGATTCAGAGACGTGCCAATCCGCGCCATTCTGGAGAGTCGATTGAACAAGCCGGTCAAAATAGATAACGACGCCAATGTGGCGGCGCTTGGAGAAGCTTGGAGCGGGGCCGGGCGCGGTGTGGACAACTGTGTCTGCTACACGCTGGGAACGGGCGTCGGCGGCGGCATTATTATTAACGGCAAAGTTTATCAAGGTTTCTCCGGTCTTGCCGGTGAGCTCGGCCATATTTGCGTGGTTCCCGATCTGGAAGCGATTCAGTGCGGGTGCGGGAAGATGGGCTGTTTGGAAACCGTTTCCTCGGCAACGGGCATCATTCGCATGGCAAATGACGCGGTAGCGCGGGGCGACCGGACAACGCTTGCTACGGTGGAGAAGATCGCCGCGAAGGAAGTATTCGATGCGGCCAAGGCCGGCGATGAAGTAGCGCTGCGGATCGTGAACCGGGCGGCATTTTACCTCGGTAAATCTATGGCGGCAGTTGCGGCTGTACTGAACCCTGAGGTATTCATTATCGGCGGCGGCGTATCCAAAGCCGGTGAAATTCTGTTCGAAGAAATCCGCCGTGTATACGCTCAGGTTACTCCTGAACCGCTGCAGAAGGATGTAAAGATCATTCCCGCACTGCTCGGCAACGATGCAGGTATTGTCGGCGCAGCCGGCCTTTTGCTGCGTTCTTAAGAAACGGAAAACGGAAATCATTCATACACTAATACTAGGGAGGGGGAAGCTTGATGACCGAAGAGGAGAATATTCCGTCGGCGGCCACCCTGATCATAATTACCGGAATGTCGGGAGCAGGCAAGACCATTGCCGTGCAAAGTCTCGAAGACCTCGGATTTTTCTGTGTTGACAATCTTCCGCCCGTTCTTATTCCCAAGTTCGCGGAGCTGATTGAGCAGTCCAAGGGGAAAATTGCGAAGGTAGCGCTTGTTATTGACCTGCGGGGCCGCGAGTTTTTTACCGCTTTGTCGGAATCGCTCAGCTTTATCAAGGATCACTTTACGATCGGCTGCGAGATTCTGTTTCTTGATGCTACCGATTCCGTACTGGTGCAGCGTTACAAAGAAAGCCGGCGGCGGCATCCGCTCGCTCCGAAGGGCCTGCCGCTTGATGGTATCCGGCTCGAACGCAAAATGCTGGAGGAGCTCAAGAATTCGGCTACGCAGGTTATTGATACGAGCAATATGAAGCCGGCCCAGCTTAAGGAGAAGATTGTCTCCCGCTACTCTCATCTTGGAAAAAGCACGCTCTCCGTCAACATCACCTCATTTGGCTTCAAATATGGCATTCCGATTGATGCGGACCTCGTGTTTGATGTGCGCTTTTTGCCTAATCCGCATTATGTGGATCATCTCCGGCCTCATACGGGACAGGATAGCGATGTTTACGAATATGTAATGAAGTGGCCCGAGACGCAGGCATTTCTGAAGAAGCTGCTGGATATGCTTCAATTTCTGATTCCCCAATACCGTAAGGAAGGCAAGGCTCAGATCATTATCGGCATCGGCTGCACAGGCGGCAAGCATCGCTCGGTGGCCATTTCGGAGTATTTGGGCAAAATGTTGGGGGTCAGCGAGACGGAAACGGTATCGGTCAGCCACCGGGATGCCGAACGCGACCGGCATTAGGAGAGAAGGGGTATAATCGTGGCTGTACAATCGGGACAGCGTCCGCGGATCGTCGTTATGGGCGGCGGAACCGGACTGTCCGTTATGCTTCGCGGCTTGAAAGAGATGCCGCTTGATATTACGGCTATCGTAACAGTGGCCGATGATGGGGGAAGCTCAGGCATACTCCGCAGCGAGCTGCAGATGCCGCCGCCGGGTGATATCCGCAACGTGCTGACGGCGATGGCCGATGTCGAACCGTTGATGGCGGACATTATGAGGTATCGCTTCAGCAGCGGGGAGGGTCTTGCCGGACACAGTCTGGGCAATCTGATTTTGGCCGCGCTTACCGATATATCGGGCGATTTCGTCACAGCCGTCCGCGAGCTGAGTCGGGTATTCGCCGTAAGGGGTAGGGTGCTTCCGGCGGCCGGGGAAGCGGTCGTGCTAAATGCGGAAATGACGGATGGCCGCATTGTGACCGGAGAATCTAAAATTCCGGAAGCAGGCGGCAAGATTAAGCGGGTCTTTCTGGAGCCGCCCGAAGTTGAGCCGCTGCCTGAGGCGCTGGAGGCGATCAGGTCTGCTGATGCGATACTGCTCGGTCCAGGCAGCCTGTATACCAGCATTCTGCCTAATCTGCTTGTGCCGAAGCTGGCGCAGGCGGTTGTCGCCTCCTGTGCGGTCAAGATGTTTATCTGCAACGTGATGACCCAGCCTGGGGAAACCGACGACTATACGGTAAGCGATCATTTGCAGGCGGTGTACGATCATATCGGGATGCATTTGTTCGATTATGTCATCGTTAATAATGGTGAAATTCCGCCCGAAGTGCAGCGCAAATACGCCGAACAAGGGGCGCGCCCAGTCGAACTGGACACGAAAGCCATAGAAGATCAGCGCTATAAGCTGATTGCCGACAAGCTGGTGTTATTCCGCACCTATTTGCGGCATGATACGGATAAGCTGAGCCATCATATTTATCAGTTGGTTCAGGATCGGATAACACGAAAGAGGTGAGAACCTTGTCTTTTGCGGCGCTAACCAAAAAGGAACTGACGATGGTCGAGAGCGGGCCCTGCTGCGAGAAGGCGGAAATGTCGGCGCTGATTCGGATGAACGGATCGGTGCAGCTTTCTAACAAAAGGATTGTTCTCGACATCTCAACGGAGAATGCCGCGATTGCAAGGCGGATTTATTCCTTGCTTAAGAAATATTACCACGCTCATACGGAGCTTCTCGTGCGTAAAAAAATGCGTTTGAAGAAAAATAACGTATATATCGTCCGAATCCCCGCTGGCGTTGAAGAGATTCTGAAAGATCTCAAAATCGTCTCGGAAGGCTTTATGTTTACAGACGGAATTGACGAGAGCATTGTCCATAAGAACTGCTGCAAACGCGCGTACCTGCGCGGCGCCTTCATGGCGGGAGGGTCGGTGAACAATCCGGAAGGTTCGTCCTACCATCTGGAGATCGCCTCGATGTATGAGGAGCACTGCAAAGCACTGGTTGAGCTGGCCGGGGAGTTTCATCTTAACGCCCGCTGCATCGAGCGCAAGAAGGGGTTCATCCTTTACATCAAGGAAGGCGAGAAGATTATCGAGTTCCTGAGTCTGATCGGCGCCCATCAGGCGCTGTTCAAATTTGAAGATGTTCGGATTATGCGGGATATGCGGAACTCCGTCAATCGGATCGTCAACTGCGAGACCGCCAATCTTAACAAAACAATCAGCGCGGCGGTACGTCAGATTGAGAACATCAAGTTTCTGGAGAAGGAAATCGGCCTCGACAACCTG includes these proteins:
- a CDS encoding ROK family glucokinase codes for the protein MSENIYVGVDLGGTAIKVGICNSEGHLLHTYEGPTGTETGADTVIDNIEKYVRQIVADSPYEWDQLAGVGAGVAGFTNIREGIIILAPNIGFRDVPIRAILESRLNKPVKIDNDANVAALGEAWSGAGRGVDNCVCYTLGTGVGGGIIINGKVYQGFSGLAGELGHICVVPDLEAIQCGCGKMGCLETVSSATGIIRMANDAVARGDRTTLATVEKIAAKEVFDAAKAGDEVALRIVNRAAFYLGKSMAAVAAVLNPEVFIIGGGVSKAGEILFEEIRRVYAQVTPEPLQKDVKIIPALLGNDAGIVGAAGLLLRS
- the rapZ gene encoding RNase adapter RapZ — its product is MTEEENIPSAATLIIITGMSGAGKTIAVQSLEDLGFFCVDNLPPVLIPKFAELIEQSKGKIAKVALVIDLRGREFFTALSESLSFIKDHFTIGCEILFLDATDSVLVQRYKESRRRHPLAPKGLPLDGIRLERKMLEELKNSATQVIDTSNMKPAQLKEKIVSRYSHLGKSTLSVNITSFGFKYGIPIDADLVFDVRFLPNPHYVDHLRPHTGQDSDVYEYVMKWPETQAFLKKLLDMLQFLIPQYRKEGKAQIIIGIGCTGGKHRSVAISEYLGKMLGVSETETVSVSHRDAERDRH
- a CDS encoding gluconeogenesis factor YvcK family protein translates to MGGGTGLSVMLRGLKEMPLDITAIVTVADDGGSSGILRSELQMPPPGDIRNVLTAMADVEPLMADIMRYRFSSGEGLAGHSLGNLILAALTDISGDFVTAVRELSRVFAVRGRVLPAAGEAVVLNAEMTDGRIVTGESKIPEAGGKIKRVFLEPPEVEPLPEALEAIRSADAILLGPGSLYTSILPNLLVPKLAQAVVASCAVKMFICNVMTQPGETDDYTVSDHLQAVYDHIGMHLFDYVIVNNGEIPPEVQRKYAEQGARPVELDTKAIEDQRYKLIADKLVLFRTYLRHDTDKLSHHIYQLVQDRITRKR
- the whiA gene encoding DNA-binding protein WhiA; amino-acid sequence: MSFAALTKKELTMVESGPCCEKAEMSALIRMNGSVQLSNKRIVLDISTENAAIARRIYSLLKKYYHAHTELLVRKKMRLKKNNVYIVRIPAGVEEILKDLKIVSEGFMFTDGIDESIVHKNCCKRAYLRGAFMAGGSVNNPEGSSYHLEIASMYEEHCKALVELAGEFHLNARCIERKKGFILYIKEGEKIIEFLSLIGAHQALFKFEDVRIMRDMRNSVNRIVNCETANLNKTISAAVRQIENIKFLEKEIGLDNLPDKLREVAEVRLAHPDINLKEVGEMLKGNVSKSGVNHRLRKIDELAEKLRGE